The DNA region CGGAGGACTCGCCGATCCTGCCGATGATCGGCTGGCGTCCCAACGTCATGTTCAACGACGGTGATGTGCACGCCCGTTACCGTCAGGCGATCACCGACGGCTTCGAGCGGATTCCGCCGCACGAGCTGCGCACGATGGTGGTGGGCATCGCCGACTCGCTCATCGCGGGGTTCGGTGCGGACGGACAGGCCGATCTGATGGGCCAGTTCGCGCGTCTGCTGCCGTTGAAGCTATTCAACAGGCTTTTCGGGCTGCCCGATTCGTACAGTGACCGCCTCATCTCGTCCATCGCCGGGATGATGGAGGGCGACCCGGCCGAGGCGTCGGCGGCGAACGAGGAGTTCCAGGGCTATATCAGCGAGTTGATCTCCGCGAAGAAGCATGTGCGCGGCCGGGATCTGACGTCGTGGTTCCTGGACCATCCCGTCGGTCTGAACGACGAGGAGGTCACGCATCAGATGGTGCTGACCATGGCCGCCGGTCATGAGCCGACGTGCAATCTGATCGGCAACGCCCTGGCCCGCATGCTCACCGACGACCGCTACTACAGCACGCTGTCCGGGGGTGCTCTCACTCCGCGCGACGCCATTCAGGACGTGCTGCTCAACGAGCCGCCGATCTGCAACTATTCGGCGCACTTCCCCCGGCGTGACGTGTTCTTCCACGGCACGTGGATCCGTACGGGGCAGCTCGTGATGGTGTCCTACACGGCGGCGGGCGCGGCTCACGGCCGTACGGGGGAGGGTGCGGGCGCCGGCGGCAGCGGCGCGAGCGGTTCGGGCGGCGGTGCGCATCTGGCCTGGTCGGCGGGGCCGCATTCGTGCCCTGTGCCTCGTGCGGCGCTGCTCATCGCGACGACGGCGATCGAACGGCTCTGCGCTTGGCTGTCGGACATCGAACTGACCGTTCCGCACGACCGGTTGACGTATCGGCCGGGTCCGTTCCACCGGGCCCTGACCGAACTGCCCGCACGTTTCACTCCGATCAGCCCCGGCCAGGCAGGAGAGACTCCATGGGACAGCAGGGACACAGGGCACAGCGGCAACGGCAGGGCGGAGGCGGAGGGGGAGAGCACGCCCGCTCCGTGACGCCGGAGGCGGTGCCGATCGACCCGGCGGGGGCCGACATCCATGGTGAGGCGGACCGTCTGCGTGCGCGCGGCCGGCGGCGCTAGTGGAGTTGCCTGCGGGTATCCGTGCGTGGTCCGTCGGCAGTTTCGGTCTGCTGAAGCGGCTGCTGACCGACGAGCGGGTCTCGAAGGATCCGCGGCAGCACTGGCCGGCGTGGCAGCGCGGCGAGTTCCACGACACGTGGATTCGTTCCTGGGTCGGTGTGACGAACATGTTCACGTCGTACGGGGCGGATCACCGGCGGCTGCGGAAGCTGGTCGCTCCGGCTTTCACGGCCCGCCGTACGGAGGCGATGCTTCCGCGCGTCGAGCGCATCACGGGTGAACTGCTCGACGCGATGGCGGGGTTACCGCCCGGCGAGCCGGTCGATCTGCGCGGCGCGTATGCGCATCCGCTGCCGATGGGTGTGATCTGTGAACTGTTCGGCGTTCCCGATGAGCAGCGTCCGGACATGGCCCGCCTCGTGGAACGCATCATGGACACTTCCGTTTCGCCGGAGGAGGCGGCCCGTACGGCGGAGGAGGTGCAGAGTGCCTTCGGTGCGCTGGTCGCGCTCAAGCGGCGGGAGCCGGGTGAGGATCTGACGAGCGTGCTGGTCTCCGCGCGTGACGACGAGACGGGGTCGAAGCTGTCGGAGGCGGAGCTGCTCGACACGCTTCTGCTGGTGATCGGCGCGGGCCATGAGACGACGGTGAACCTGATCGGCAACGCCGTGCACGCCCTGCTGACCCATCCCGCCCAGCTTGAACTCGTTCTCGATGGGCGTGTCTCGTGGAACGACGTCATCGAGGAGACGCTGCGCTGGGCGCCGAGCATCGCCTCGCTTCCGTTGCGGTACGCGGTGGAGGACATCGAGCTGGGCGCCGAACTCGTCGGGGACGCCGAGGAGTTGCCTGGCCGACGCCACTGGCGGCGTCGGCGGCGCTTCCGGCGCGGACGGCGGCACGGTCACGATTCGCCGAGGTGAGGCGATACTCGCCACCTACGCCGCAGCGGGCCGCGATCCGGGCAGACACGGCGCCACCGCGGGCGAGTTCGACGTCCGGCGCACGGATGTGGAGCATCTGTCGTTCGGGCACGGCGTGCACTTCTGCCTGGGCGCTCCCCTCGCGCGCATGGAAGCCCGTACGGCGCTCCCCGCGCTGTTCGAGCGCTTCCCGGAGCTGTGTCTGGCGGTGCCGCCGGAGGAGCTTAGGCAGGTGGAGTCGTTCATCGCGCACGGCTATCGCACGCTGCCCGTGCTGCTGCACGGCTCCCGCTGAGTAGTCCGCGCCCCGGGCTACGGCGGCTGACGCGGCGCCGGCAGGCACCGAGGCGTCCGTTCCGCCCCCGCAGGGGACCTACAGGGGGTCTTCAGGGGTCTTCGGGGTCGTGCTTTTACCACACCAACAGCCCGTGTTCCGTGAGAAGTTCGAAGGACTCGTAGAGGAGCTGGGGCCCTGATGACGTATAGCTGACAAGCAAGGCAGACTGACCCCTGCGGGAGTGGAATGAAAGCGCAGGGGGCCATCATGGGCGCGGGCGCCGAGGGGATCATCGGCCGCGGGACCGAGCAACTGGAGCACACGCTGTGCTTCACGGTGCTCGGACCGGTCCGTGCCCACCGCGGTGACCAGGAGCTGTCCATGGGTTCGCCGCAGCAGCGTGCGATGCTCGCGGCGCTGCTGCTGCGCGGCGGCCACACGGCCACGGCGGAGGAGCTGATCGACGCCCTGTGGGGTGAGGAGCCCCCGGAGCAGGCGAAGGCGACGCTGCGCACCTACGCCTTCCGTATCCGCAAGGCGCTCGGAGACGATGCGGAGCTGCTGGTCAGCGAGTCGGGCGGCTATGCGATCCGTACGGGCCGTGCCTTCTCCGACGTCTCGCTGGATCTGGATGTGGCCACGGCGCTGGTCGCCGAGGCGGAGAAGTCCGCGGCGAGCGGCGACCGTTCACGGGCGCGTGACAGCTATGCCGCCGCTCTCGCGCAGTTCAGCGGTGAGCCGCTGGCGAGTGTTCCGGGCCCGTTCGCGGAGCGGCAGCGCAGCAGCCTGGCGGAGTGGCAGCTCACTCTTCAGGAGCACCGCATCGATCTGGATCTCCAACTCGCGGGTCACACCGAGGCGGTGAGCGAGCTGACCGCTTTGACGGCGGCGCATCCGCTGCGGGAGCGGCTGCGGGAGCTGCTGATGCTGGCGCTGTACCGCAGCGGCCGGCAGGCGGAGGCGCTGGCGGTGTTCGCCGACACCCGTCGTCTGCTGGCGGACGAACTGGGCGTCGATCCGTGCGCGGAGCTTACGGGCCTTCACCAGCGCATTCTCGAAGCGGACGACGGTCTCGCCCTCGCACCGGACGAGCCGTCGGGCCCGGCCACGCCGAAGCCCGCGCAGCCCGCTCAACTGCCTGCGGCGGTCGCGGACTTCACGGGACGTAAGGCGTTCGTCGCGGAGCTGAAGGACCAACTGGCTCTGGCGGAGGGCACGGTGATGGCGCTGTCCGCGGTGGCGGGCATCGGCGGCGTCGGCAAGACGACCCTGGCCGTGCATGTGGCGCATGCCGCGGCCGAGTACTTTCCCGACGGTCAGCTCTACGTCGACCTTCAGGGCGCGGGCCCTTCGGCTGCGGAACCGGAGGCGGTGCTGGGGGCGTTCCTGCGTTCGCTGGGTGTCGAGGACAACGGCATCCCGGAAGGGGTCGAGGAGAGATCGGCGCTGTTCCGTTCGCTGCTGTCGGGCCGCCGCATACTCACCCTCCTCGACAACGCCCGTGACGCGGCGCAGGTGCGTCCCCTGCTGGCGGGGGCCGCGGGCTGTGCCGCGCTGGTCACCAGCCGTACGCGGATGACGGATCTGGCGGGCGCGCACCTGATAGACCTCGATGTGATGAGCCCCGACGAGGCGATGACGCTCTTCACGCGCATCGTCGGGGAGGAGCGGGTGACCGCCGAGCGTCAGGCGGCGATGGCGGTCGTCGGTGCCTGCGGTTTCCTTCCGCTGGCGATCCGTATCGCCGCGGCCCGGCTCGCCTCCCGCCGGACGTGGACGGTGGCCGTACTCGCGGAGAAGCTCGCCGACGAGCGGCGCCGTCTCGACGAACTCCAGGTCGGCGACCAGGCCGTGAAGGCCACCTTCGAGTTGGGCTACGGCCAGCTCGATGCCGAACAGGCCCGTGGTTTCCGCCTGTTGGGCCTCGCCGACGGCCCTGACATCTCGCTGCACGCCGCGGCGGCGCTGCTGGACCGTCCGGCGGGCAGCACCGAGTCGCTGCTGGAGTCGCTGGTCGACGCGTCCCTGCTGGAGTCGGCCGCGCCTGGCCGCTACCGCTTCCACGATCTGGTGCGTCTCTTCGCGCGTGCCTGCGCGGAGCGCGACGAGCAGCCGCCGTCGGAGCGTGAGGCGGCCTTCTCCCGGCTGCTGGACTTCTATCTCGCGACCGCTTCGAAGGTCTTCGCCCTGGAACGCCCCGGCGAGCGGGCCGTCGACCATCTCACCCGGCCGCGCACCGGCGGTCTGCGCTTCGCGGACCGCGACGCCGCGCTCGCGTGGCTGTTCTCCGAGGCGGACTGTGTGCTGGCCTGTGTGCAGCAGGCCGCCGAGCGCGGGCTGCTGCGCCACGCCGCGGACCTGCTGATCGCGGTGAAGGACTGCGCGGACTCGGGTGTGCACTCGCTGCGTTACGAGCGGGCCGCCGCCACCGTGCGCGACGCCGCCCGCGACGCCGGCGACGTGCTCGCCGAGGCCCGTACGCAGATCATGCTCACGCACGTCCACATCGTCGCGGGCCGCTTCGACCAGGCCGATCAGGAGGCGGAGCGCGCGGCGCTGCTCGCCGGTGCCTCGGGCGATGTCCTGGCGGGCTGCTGGTCCCTCAACGACCGGGGCATCGTGGCCAATTGCCAGCAGCGCTACAGCGACGGCGAGGCGTATCTGCTGCGCGCCATCGACGCCTTCCGCGAGGACCGCAACCGGCCCAGCGAGGCGAGCGCGCTGTGCAACCTCGCGCAGATCTGCCTGGCGCTCGGCCAGACCGACCGCGGAATTCAGCTCGCCGAGCAGGGACTTGAGATCTACGAGACCCTCGACCACGGCATGCGTACGGCCAACGCCCGCTATGTGCTGGGCCGTGCCCTCACGCACGGCGGTCATGTCGAGGAGGGCCTGGATCAGCTCAACCAGGCCGCCTCCCTCTTCCACGAGAGCCGCCAGCCGCTGTGGGAGGGCGTCTCCAACTTCCGTATCGCGGAGGCCCACTTGGCGGCGCGGCGGCCCGCGCAGGCGGCCGGGCACGCCGAACAGGCCCTTGCGCTGCGCGGCATCGGCGGCGAGTGGATGCGCGGCAGGATGCTCACGGTCCTGGGGCGTGCGCTGGTGGCGCTGGGTCAGCGTGACCGTGCAAGGGTGTGCTGGAAGGACGCCCTGGCCATCTTCGAGGAGATGGGCGCCTCCGACGCGGACGAGGTGCGGGCGCTTCTGACCCCTGCTCAAGCTGCGTAAACACGCGCGGCGGGCCCGCTTATCAGTCGTTCATCGATCGTTTATCGCGGCTCGGCAGTCTTATCCCGTCGATCCGTCGCGTCGGGGGGCAGGCGGATCCGGGGGAGGCCGCGCTCCGGCTAGGGTGAGCGGCCCTAACGCCCGCCCGGCGGCCCACGGGGGAGTCGCTGGGCGGGCACGTCAGCACAATCTGCCACCAAGCCAGGAGAGTTCGGCAATGACTGAGACAACGCAGTCCACCGTTAAGGACATCGAAGACGACATCGAGACCACCAGCACCGACGACAACCACTCGCCGATCAGCCCTGAGAAGGACGGCGTGGCCTCGGCCGAAGACGGCGACGTGACGACGCTCGACAACCACTCGCCCATCGCGCCGCCGAGGGGCCGGAAGACCTCCGCCGACGAAGAGGCCGAGGACGAGGGCGATGTGACGACGCTCGACAATCACTCGCCGATCGCGCCGCCGCTGGGCGGCGCCCAGTAGGCCGCTTTCCACGGGGGAACAGGCGGGCTTGGCGTCAGCAGCGCGGAGGGGGCGCCGCTGCCGCCGGGCCCGCTTGAGTGTGCGCCGAAAGGGCATCCTGACAGTGCACGCATCCCGACGTACGCGAAAGCGATGTCAGGT from Streptomyces marispadix includes:
- a CDS encoding cytochrome P450, coding for MTSASEPGTPAHASTQDSPKRTPTPDTPPPGTTAPDAPERTPAPDIPTRAPAGESPAPLSSALPTPVGEPHVELEQLYGPEFAADPQGVYARLRRYGPIAPVEISPGITAMLVTDYRAALDLLHDTVTWSKDPRKWQESVPEDSPILPMIGWRPNVMFNDGDVHARYRQAITDGFERIPPHELRTMVVGIADSLIAGFGADGQADLMGQFARLLPLKLFNRLFGLPDSYSDRLISSIAGMMEGDPAEASAANEEFQGYISELISAKKHVRGRDLTSWFLDHPVGLNDEEVTHQMVLTMAAGHEPTCNLIGNALARMLTDDRYYSTLSGGALTPRDAIQDVLLNEPPICNYSAHFPRRDVFFHGTWIRTGQLVMVSYTAAGAAHGRTGEGAGAGGSGASGSGGGAHLAWSAGPHSCPVPRAALLIATTAIERLCAWLSDIELTVPHDRLTYRPGPFHRALTELPARFTPISPGQAGETPWDSRDTGHSGNGRAEAEGESTPAP
- a CDS encoding cytochrome P450, with protein sequence MPAGIRAWSVGSFGLLKRLLTDERVSKDPRQHWPAWQRGEFHDTWIRSWVGVTNMFTSYGADHRRLRKLVAPAFTARRTEAMLPRVERITGELLDAMAGLPPGEPVDLRGAYAHPLPMGVICELFGVPDEQRPDMARLVERIMDTSVSPEEAARTAEEVQSAFGALVALKRREPGEDLTSVLVSARDDETGSKLSEAELLDTLLLVIGAGHETTVNLIGNAVHALLTHPAQLELVLDGRVSWNDVIEETLRWAPSIASLPLRYAVEDIELGAELVGDAEELPGRRHWRRRRRFRRGRRHGHDSPR
- a CDS encoding cytochrome P450, with the translated sequence MEHLSFGHGVHFCLGAPLARMEARTALPALFERFPELCLAVPPEELRQVESFIAHGYRTLPVLLHGSR
- a CDS encoding AfsR/SARP family transcriptional regulator, with protein sequence MGAGAEGIIGRGTEQLEHTLCFTVLGPVRAHRGDQELSMGSPQQRAMLAALLLRGGHTATAEELIDALWGEEPPEQAKATLRTYAFRIRKALGDDAELLVSESGGYAIRTGRAFSDVSLDLDVATALVAEAEKSAASGDRSRARDSYAAALAQFSGEPLASVPGPFAERQRSSLAEWQLTLQEHRIDLDLQLAGHTEAVSELTALTAAHPLRERLRELLMLALYRSGRQAEALAVFADTRRLLADELGVDPCAELTGLHQRILEADDGLALAPDEPSGPATPKPAQPAQLPAAVADFTGRKAFVAELKDQLALAEGTVMALSAVAGIGGVGKTTLAVHVAHAAAEYFPDGQLYVDLQGAGPSAAEPEAVLGAFLRSLGVEDNGIPEGVEERSALFRSLLSGRRILTLLDNARDAAQVRPLLAGAAGCAALVTSRTRMTDLAGAHLIDLDVMSPDEAMTLFTRIVGEERVTAERQAAMAVVGACGFLPLAIRIAAARLASRRTWTVAVLAEKLADERRRLDELQVGDQAVKATFELGYGQLDAEQARGFRLLGLADGPDISLHAAAALLDRPAGSTESLLESLVDASLLESAAPGRYRFHDLVRLFARACAERDEQPPSEREAAFSRLLDFYLATASKVFALERPGERAVDHLTRPRTGGLRFADRDAALAWLFSEADCVLACVQQAAERGLLRHAADLLIAVKDCADSGVHSLRYERAAATVRDAARDAGDVLAEARTQIMLTHVHIVAGRFDQADQEAERAALLAGASGDVLAGCWSLNDRGIVANCQQRYSDGEAYLLRAIDAFREDRNRPSEASALCNLAQICLALGQTDRGIQLAEQGLEIYETLDHGMRTANARYVLGRALTHGGHVEEGLDQLNQAASLFHESRQPLWEGVSNFRIAEAHLAARRPAQAAGHAEQALALRGIGGEWMRGRMLTVLGRALVALGQRDRARVCWKDALAIFEEMGASDADEVRALLTPAQAA